The following proteins are encoded in a genomic region of Parabacteroides pacaensis:
- a CDS encoding TIGR04150 pseudo-rSAM protein — translation MKNYWLILNPDTFIWVKAKEGLVYNTKNYKLVHFNNEGLIEKLVEELLQIDNLYAVTLDNLQLSNQIIRKWVDDLLAIECASLIEDNGITSRPVSLKPQLKVQDSIEYYKTKHRKKSGIQILSNLHTLIFHINGSKFGNEIYQRQIIYPGVDKKELSLRDIRNFIMSYEDFYLLPKITLVGCLWQYSDAASLLSFLKSLDITISIYCTKTDFINHKHHIKPDDKVSYHILISDYTTECSELFDKLEDNCNLYYDFIIASEKDCECANELIERYHISDVSRLYPIYTKDNLSFLESNLYIEKTDLVNIRLSKRQIFAHQVLNTNFFGTLTVFPDGKVYAGDMRSEIGTIQEELYTLVYREITEGHSWFYTRTQKPCLECIYQELCPSPSVYEWEIGKPNLCHIK, via the coding sequence ATGAAAAACTATTGGTTAATATTAAATCCTGATACCTTTATATGGGTAAAAGCAAAGGAAGGACTTGTGTATAACACGAAAAATTATAAGTTGGTACATTTTAATAATGAAGGCTTAATAGAAAAGTTAGTTGAAGAGTTACTTCAGATTGATAATCTCTATGCAGTTACACTCGATAATTTACAGCTTTCAAATCAAATTATAAGAAAATGGGTAGATGATTTGTTAGCCATTGAGTGTGCATCGTTGATAGAAGATAATGGAATTACTAGTCGTCCTGTATCTTTGAAGCCCCAATTAAAAGTACAAGATTCTATTGAATATTATAAAACAAAACATCGTAAAAAGAGCGGTATACAAATTTTATCCAATCTTCATACATTGATTTTTCATATAAACGGCAGTAAGTTTGGCAACGAAATTTATCAAAGGCAGATAATTTATCCGGGAGTAGATAAAAAAGAATTATCTCTGCGAGATATTAGAAATTTCATCATGAGTTATGAAGACTTTTATTTACTACCCAAAATAACTTTAGTCGGATGTTTATGGCAATATTCAGATGCCGCCTCTTTACTCTCTTTTTTGAAATCTCTTGACATTACTATTTCCATTTATTGTACAAAAACAGACTTTATAAACCATAAACATCATATTAAACCGGACGATAAAGTTAGCTATCACATATTGATTTCTGATTATACTACGGAATGTTCTGAACTTTTTGATAAATTAGAGGACAATTGTAATCTTTACTATGATTTTATTATAGCATCGGAAAAAGATTGCGAATGTGCGAATGAGTTGATAGAACGTTACCACATTTCAGATGTGAGTAGGCTATATCCTATATACACTAAAGATAATTTATCTTTTCTGGAAAGCAACCTTTATATAGAAAAAACAGATCTCGTAAACATTCGTCTTTCCAAAAGACAAATATTTGCTCATCAGGTATTAAATACTAACTTTTTTGGGACATTGACCGTATTCCCCGATGGAAAAGTATATGCAGGTGATATGCGATCGGAAATCGGTACGATTCAGGAAGAATTATATACACTTGTATACCGTGAAATAACAGAAGGACATTCCTGGTTTTATACACG
- a CDS encoding radical SAM peptide maturase, producing the protein MNEFAEITTSNIRYNLIHLKHLIFEVTDACNLRCKYCAYADLYEGYDKRENLNFPFERAKLLINYLYEFWKEFVPKNAYYPLAISFYGGEPTLNISFIQKVISYLESLPPIGRKFIYGMTTNALLLDKYMDFLVEKDFNLLISLDGDEQGQSYRVDSQGHNSFKRVFRNIKILEDKYPDFFKNNVSFNSVIHNKNTASSAHQFIKTNFGKETKLSSLSPLGMRKDKQEEFYKTFRSVFSSIKETDNCEQLEQELFINNPQTYWVMDVIRKFSGNIVDDYTQLFVDQNKISGFPTATCLPFSKKMFVTVKGRILQCEKINHEFSFGTVDDEKVNLDLEHIVEQYNNYVFKYINQCKKCALGHRCSLCIYEVDTIHEPDTKCKSFVTQKELEKRISKQMEYLGKHPELYRRILNEVIIK; encoded by the coding sequence ATGAATGAATTTGCAGAAATAACGACTTCTAATATCCGTTACAATTTAATCCATTTAAAACATTTAATATTTGAAGTTACGGATGCTTGCAATTTGCGATGTAAATATTGTGCTTATGCAGATCTATATGAAGGATATGACAAAAGAGAAAATTTGAATTTTCCTTTTGAACGGGCTAAATTATTAATCAACTATTTATATGAATTTTGGAAAGAATTTGTTCCTAAAAATGCATATTATCCCCTAGCTATTAGCTTTTATGGCGGTGAACCCACACTTAATATATCATTTATTCAAAAAGTTATTTCTTACCTGGAAAGTTTACCGCCAATTGGACGAAAATTCATTTATGGCATGACTACAAATGCTCTGTTGCTTGATAAATATATGGATTTTTTGGTAGAAAAAGATTTTAATCTGCTGATTAGTCTAGATGGAGATGAACAGGGACAGAGTTATAGGGTAGATTCCCAAGGGCATAATTCTTTTAAACGTGTTTTTCGGAATATAAAAATATTAGAGGATAAATATCCTGACTTTTTCAAAAACAACGTTTCGTTCAATTCTGTTATTCATAATAAGAATACTGCCAGTTCGGCTCATCAATTTATAAAAACTAATTTCGGTAAAGAGACAAAACTTTCTTCCTTGAGTCCCCTGGGAATGCGTAAAGACAAACAAGAAGAATTCTATAAAACGTTCCGGAGTGTTTTTTCCAGCATAAAAGAAACAGACAACTGTGAACAATTGGAACAAGAGTTATTTATTAATAATCCTCAGACGTACTGGGTTATGGATGTTATCCGAAAATTTAGCGGTAATATAGTTGATGATTACACTCAATTGTTCGTTGATCAAAATAAAATCTCCGGTTTTCCTACCGCTACATGTCTGCCATTTTCTAAAAAAATGTTTGTTACGGTAAAAGGACGTATCTTGCAATGTGAAAAAATAAATCATGAATTTTCATTTGGTACGGTAGATGATGAAAAAGTAAATTTAGACCTGGAACACATTGTTGAGCAATATAATAATTACGTGTTCAAGTATATTAACCAATGTAAAAAATGTGCTCTAGGGCATCGCTGTAGTCTTTGTATTTATGAAGTAGATACTATTCACGAACCTGATACAAAATGTAAATCTTTTGTCACACAGAAAGAACTTGAAAAACGTATTTCGAAACAAATGGAATACTTAGGGAAACACCCGGAACTTTATCGTAGAATTTTAAATGAAGTAATTATTAAATAA
- a CDS encoding 6-bladed beta-propeller produces the protein MRYLLIIFLFVWMGCSSSQEEDKSTLPILDISRDYPVRKVKLSDIVELEYVPLETTDESILPEGCVYFYISENYIITYEAGGGSIFIFNRQGKFIRKINKQGQGAEEYIQIALFVVDFENEELFVGSYSNKKIFVYSFEGNYKREIPLKIYKTQLDPLLNYNKDYLIGCDVFYDFKTQKPVHEHPFVLISKKDGTMHPAKMKIKNRITRTLAAQRIKLGPGTTYLHRASLPIQSVLQNGDEFLIADFTLDTIYSLKSGKMTPIAVQYPSVRSKNPPVIIAPEIYTDSFIYFKVISMXTTYLHRASLPIQSVLQNGDEFLIADFTLDTIYSLKSGKMTPIAVQYPSVRSKNPPVIIAPEIYTDSFIYFKVISMYYDENNEYKSYDEATELVWNRHTNKIEKWQLYNSKNEETRFPIVLYRDNQSVEKNTYISFCNADFLIDQQKAGYISSPRLKEIVSHLEEEDNRVLVITKFK, from the coding sequence ATGAGATATTTACTGATTATATTTTTGTTTGTCTGGATGGGGTGTTCTTCTTCCCAAGAAGAAGATAAGTCCACTTTACCGATATTAGATATCTCTCGCGATTATCCGGTTCGAAAAGTAAAGCTAAGTGATATTGTGGAATTGGAGTACGTTCCTTTGGAAACAACTGACGAATCTATATTGCCTGAGGGTTGTGTATATTTTTATATTTCAGAAAATTATATCATAACTTATGAGGCAGGAGGTGGAAGTATTTTTATTTTTAATCGACAAGGCAAGTTTATACGCAAAATAAATAAACAAGGACAGGGAGCGGAGGAGTATATTCAAATAGCTTTGTTTGTTGTCGATTTTGAAAATGAAGAACTTTTTGTAGGAAGCTATTCTAATAAAAAGATATTTGTTTATTCCTTTGAGGGCAACTATAAACGAGAAATTCCATTGAAAATCTATAAAACACAACTTGATCCCCTCCTTAATTATAATAAAGATTATTTGATTGGATGTGATGTTTTTTATGACTTTAAAACGCAAAAACCCGTACATGAACATCCTTTTGTTTTGATTAGTAAAAAAGACGGTACTATGCATCCGGCTAAAATGAAAATAAAAAACCGTATTACTCGTACATTAGCAGCCCAAAGAATAAAGCTTGGGCCCGGTACTACTTATCTTCATAGAGCTAGTCTTCCTATCCAATCTGTGTTACAAAACGGAGATGAATTTCTCATAGCAGATTTTACCTTAGATACCATCTATTCTTTAAAGAGTGGAAAAATGACACCTATAGCTGTCCAATATCCTTCCGTACGCTCTAAAAATCCTCCTGTTATAATAGCTCCGGAGATTTATACAGATTCATTTATATATTTTAAAGTCATTTCCATGNGTACTACTTATCTTCATAGAGCTAGTCTTCCTATCCAATCTGTGTTACAAAACGGAGATGAATTTCTCATAGCAGATTTTACCTTAGATACCATCTATTCTTTAAAGAGTGGAAAAATGACACCTATAGCTGTCCAATATCCTTCCGTACGCTCTAAAAATCCTCCTGTTATAATAGCTCCGGAGATTTATACAGATTCATTTATATATTTTAAAGTCATTTCCATGTATTACGATGAAAATAATGAATATAAATCTTATGACGAAGCCACTGAACTAGTGTGGAACAGGCATACTAATAAAATAGAAAAGTGGCAACTATATAATTCTAAAAATGAAGAAACAAGATTTCCAATAGTACTTTATAGAGATAACCAATCAGTTGAAAAAAATACTTACATTAGTTTTTGTAATGCAGATTTTTTAATAGATCAACAAAAAGCAGGTTACATATCTTCGCCTCGACTAAAAGAAATTGTTTCTCATTTAGAGGAAGAGGATAATCGTGTTTTAGTAATCACTAAATTTAAATGA
- a CDS encoding 6-bladed beta-propeller, with protein sequence MRYLLIIFLFAWMGCSSSQEEDKSTLPILDISRDYPVRKVKLSDIAEVEYVPLETTDESILPHLCVTFYISKNYIITYDPEGGSIFIFNRQGKFIRKINKQGQGAKEYIRISFMFVVDFENEELFVGSCPNKKIFVYSFEGNYKREIPLKIYKTQLDPLLNYNKDYLIGCDVFYDFKTQKPVHEHPFVLISKKDGTMHPAKMKIKNRITRTLAAQRIKLGPGTTYLHRASLPIQSVLQNGDEFLIADFTLDTIYSLKSGKMTPIAVQYPSVRSKNPPVIIAPEIYTDSFIYFKVISMHYDENNEYKPYDEATELVWNRRTNKIEKWQLYNLNDKKSEFPIVLYRYNQSVEKNTYISFYNADVLIGQQKAGYLFPPRLKEIVSHLEEEDNRVLVITKFK encoded by the coding sequence ATGAGATATTTACTGATTATATTTTTGTTTGCTTGGATGGGGTGTTCTTCTTCCCAAGAAGAAGATAAGTCCACTCTACCGATATTAGATATCTCTCGCGATTATCCGGTTCGAAAAGTAAAGCTGAGTGATATTGCGGAAGTGGAGTACGTCCCTTTGGAAACAACTGATGAATCTATACTACCCCATCTTTGTGTAACTTTTTATATTTCAAAAAATTATATTATAACTTATGATCCGGAAGGTGGAAGTATTTTTATTTTTAATCGACAAGGCAAGTTTATCCGCAAAATAAATAAACAAGGCCAAGGAGCTAAGGAGTATATCCGAATATCTTTTATGTTTGTTGTCGATTTTGAAAATGAAGAACTTTTTGTAGGAAGCTGTCCCAATAAAAAGATATTTGTTTATTCCTTTGAGGGCAACTATAAACGAGAAATTCCATTGAAAATCTATAAAACACAACTTGATCCCCTCCTTAATTATAATAAAGATTATTTGATTGGATGTGATGTTTTTTATGACTTTAAAACGCAAAAACCCGTACATGAACATCCTTTTGTTTTGATTAGTAAAAAAGACGGTACTATGCATCCGGCTAAAATGAAAATAAAAAACCGTATTACTCGTACATTAGCAGCCCAAAGAATAAAGCTTGGGCCCGGTACTACTTATCTTCATAGAGCTAGTCTTCCTATCCAATCTGTGTTACAAAACGGAGATGAATTTCTCATAGCAGATTTTACCTTAGATACCATCTATTCTTTAAAGAGTGGAAAAATGACACCTATAGCTGTCCAATATCCTTCCGTACGCTCTAAAAATCCTCCTGTTATAATAGCTCCGGAGATTTATACAGATTCATTTATATATTTTAAAGTCATTTCCATGCATTACGATGAAAATAATGAATATAAACCTTATGACGAAGCCACTGAACTAGTTTGGAACAGGCGTACCAATAAAATAGAAAAGTGGCAACTATATAATTTGAACGATAAAAAATCAGAATTTCCAATTGTACTTTATAGATATAACCAATCAGTTGAAAAAAATACTTACATTAGCTTTTATAATGCAGATGTTTTAATAGGTCAACAAAAAGCAGGTTACCTATTTCCGCCTCGACTAAAAGAAATTGTTTCTCATTTAGAGGAAGAAGATAATCGTGTTCTAGTAATCACTAAATTTAAATAA
- a CDS encoding TIGR04149 family rSAM-modified RiPP, translated as MKKIRSIKLHDLSHVEMENKEMNCLRGGYRTWCVAICLDSICKCAEDVYGGFSTSQSIVETYESSTVVEEQTITFIANGDTPGYTGGEYPGYPGGGYHNI; from the coding sequence ATGAAAAAGATCAGGTCGATTAAGTTACATGATCTTAGTCATGTAGAAATGGAAAACAAAGAAATGAATTGTTTAAGAGGAGGGTACCGCACATGGTGTGTTGCCATTTGTCTAGATTCAATATGTAAATGCGCTGAAGATGTATATGGTGGTTTTTCTACGAGTCAAAGTATAGTAGAAACTTATGAATCATCTACTGTGGTTGAAGAACAGACAATAACCTTTATTGCTAACGGAGATACGCCGGGCTATACTGGAGGTGAATATCCGGGATATCCGGGAGGTGGTTATCATAACATATAA
- a CDS encoding thiopeptide-type bacteriocin biosynthesis protein, giving the protein MEKIQRTFIPGSRWLYFKVYTGVKTADKILINNISSVIKRMKRLGILEKWFFIRYNDPDFHLRVRFLVKDEKHIGEAIHLFYKQCSSLMEKKRIWKLQLETYNRELERYNSKLMEDAESIFYLDSECILSLLSLLEKYGNENYRWMVSLKMIDGLLSDFCFSLERKQELLALISDSFKAEFGFNKYNSKQFNSKYRENKSLIERVLKESTEDEKMVALSSVIRKRDRKLILLASGINHKLKCDHQEKNIEALLSSYIHMTMNRLFRSKNRVHELLLYDFLARYYTSEIAREKYKSLPEINLNTVDI; this is encoded by the coding sequence ATGGAAAAGATACAAAGAACTTTTATACCCGGAAGCAGATGGTTGTATTTTAAAGTTTATACCGGGGTTAAAACAGCTGATAAAATATTGATAAACAATATTTCATCTGTTATAAAAAGAATGAAACGATTAGGAATTTTGGAGAAATGGTTTTTTATTCGCTATAATGATCCTGATTTTCATTTAAGAGTCCGGTTTTTAGTAAAGGATGAAAAACACATTGGGGAGGCAATCCATTTATTTTATAAACAATGTAGTTCTTTAATGGAAAAAAAACGTATATGGAAGTTGCAACTGGAAACTTATAACAGAGAACTGGAGCGTTACAATAGTAAACTGATGGAAGATGCAGAATCAATCTTTTATTTAGATAGTGAATGTATTTTGTCTTTATTATCCTTATTGGAAAAATATGGGAATGAAAATTATCGATGGATGGTTTCTTTAAAGATGATTGATGGACTGTTATCTGATTTTTGTTTTAGTCTGGAAAGAAAACAGGAGTTGTTAGCTTTAATAAGTGATTCGTTTAAAGCTGAGTTTGGGTTTAATAAATATAATTCGAAACAATTTAATTCAAAGTATAGAGAGAACAAAAGTTTGATAGAAAGGGTATTAAAAGAAAGTACGGAGGATGAAAAAATGGTAGCTTTATCGTCTGTTATACGAAAGAGGGATAGAAAATTAATCTTATTAGCATCTGGGATTAACCACAAATTAAAGTGTGATCACCAAGAGAAGAATATAGAAGCTTTATTATCAAGTTATATTCACATGACTATGAATAGATTATTCCGGTCAAAAAATCGTGTACATGAACTGTTGCTATATGATTTTCTGGCTAGATATTATACTAGTGAAATTGCCAGGGAAAAGTATAAATCTCTTCCGGAAATAAATTTAAACACAGTAGACATTTGA
- a CDS encoding lantibiotic dehydratase family protein yields the protein MYKPFSNCVFRIPGMSFDKMEATLKNKSDLLQFVSDPQIQEAVYLASPVLYKELQKFNKGEIKETKERDRIIHSVVRYISRMSTRCTPFGVFSGCCVGKIGQKTHLSLDVSIERTTRLDMQYLSSLFQALVKKEEVRKKIKYYPNSSMYMLGDKIRYVETLYLNDSCKYRIAEAEYTYYLAKIIRNAWKGLGIEELVILLTNKDITIEEGKEFIDELIDAQILVPELNRSVTGEDYLSQIINLLKEIEYPGKELPLLIEINKLLRKLDIGQEDNNIRVYEDILHCVKKIEVPFNEKYLFQVDMVRKVIHGAMGNEIMKALEKAMAFLNQITPAFENETLKRFKDEFIDRYEDREVPLMEALDPEMGIGYPPGKDSGDISPLIDNLFLPGRQKQNIFGLDQFTSVLLTKTIQCLAEGKKEIIFEDKEIKPSKLNWEDLPLTMYSLFEIIHANSEQPLIKISAFSGSCGANLLGRFCHTDPQMEKLVREVTQKEQHLMPDAILAEIAHLPESRVGNILSRPHIREYELLYLSESDLPRPNLFPVSDLMLSVEQNKLVIRSKKLNRKIVPRLTTAHNYGNNTMPVYRFLCEMQKNNGRSGLYFNWGALEEKFSFRPRVRYSNIILSPASWLVKVEKIKHFFDIKEDAGLITAVSEWRETISLPDKVLMPDNDNELYVDWLNALSIRSLFSIIKKRLQVRFDEFLFDPDNSPLSGLDGKYRNQCVVAFYKN from the coding sequence ATGTATAAACCTTTTTCTAATTGTGTATTTCGTATTCCCGGGATGTCTTTCGACAAGATGGAAGCAACTTTAAAAAATAAAAGTGACTTGTTGCAATTTGTTTCTGATCCACAGATTCAGGAAGCTGTCTATTTAGCTTCACCCGTCTTGTATAAAGAGCTGCAAAAGTTTAATAAGGGAGAAATAAAAGAGACCAAAGAGAGAGACCGGATTATCCATTCCGTTGTAAGATATATCAGCCGGATGTCAACTCGTTGTACTCCTTTTGGTGTGTTTTCAGGATGTTGTGTAGGAAAAATAGGGCAAAAGACACATTTATCTTTGGATGTTTCCATTGAAAGAACAACCCGGTTGGATATGCAATATCTGAGTTCTTTGTTTCAAGCCTTGGTGAAAAAAGAGGAAGTAAGAAAAAAGATAAAGTACTATCCTAACTCAAGTATGTATATGTTAGGTGACAAAATTCGCTATGTTGAGACTCTCTATTTGAACGATTCTTGTAAATATCGAATCGCTGAAGCTGAGTATACCTATTATTTGGCTAAAATTATTCGTAACGCTTGGAAGGGTTTAGGCATTGAAGAATTAGTAATTTTATTGACCAATAAAGATATAACAATAGAAGAAGGGAAAGAATTTATTGATGAACTAATAGATGCTCAAATATTAGTTCCTGAATTGAATCGTTCTGTAACGGGAGAGGATTATTTATCTCAAATAATAAATTTACTAAAAGAAATTGAGTATCCAGGAAAGGAGCTGCCTCTATTAATTGAAATAAATAAATTGTTAAGGAAGTTAGATATTGGGCAAGAAGATAACAATATTAGGGTTTATGAAGATATATTGCATTGTGTTAAAAAAATAGAGGTTCCTTTTAATGAAAAATATTTGTTTCAGGTGGATATGGTAAGAAAAGTAATTCATGGAGCTATGGGCAATGAGATTATGAAAGCATTGGAAAAAGCAATGGCATTCTTGAATCAGATAACACCTGCCTTTGAAAATGAAACTTTAAAAAGATTTAAGGATGAATTTATCGATCGGTATGAGGATAGGGAAGTGCCTTTAATGGAAGCACTAGATCCGGAAATGGGGATAGGTTATCCTCCCGGGAAAGATAGCGGCGATATTTCTCCTTTAATAGATAATTTGTTTTTGCCTGGAAGACAAAAGCAGAATATTTTCGGATTAGATCAGTTCACTTCTGTTCTGTTAACCAAAACAATTCAATGCTTAGCAGAGGGGAAAAAAGAAATTATTTTTGAAGATAAAGAGATAAAACCCTCTAAACTAAATTGGGAGGATTTACCTCTTACTATGTATAGCCTTTTTGAAATAATCCACGCAAATTCGGAGCAACCTTTAATAAAAATATCTGCTTTTAGTGGTAGTTGCGGGGCTAATTTATTGGGACGTTTTTGTCATACAGATCCGCAAATGGAGAAGTTGGTAAGAGAAGTAACGCAAAAGGAACAACATTTAATGCCGGATGCTATATTAGCAGAAATTGCTCATCTTCCTGAATCACGCGTAGGAAATATACTTTCACGTCCTCATATTCGTGAATATGAGTTATTGTATTTGTCAGAATCTGATTTGCCTCGCCCCAATTTATTTCCTGTTTCGGATTTAATGCTTTCAGTAGAGCAAAACAAATTAGTGATCCGTTCGAAAAAGCTGAATAGAAAGATAGTACCTCGGCTTACTACGGCTCATAATTATGGGAATAATACGATGCCTGTATATCGTTTTTTATGTGAGATGCAGAAAAACAACGGAAGAAGCGGCTTGTATTTTAATTGGGGTGCATTGGAAGAAAAATTTAGTTTCAGACCCCGGGTACGTTATTCCAATATAATCTTATCGCCTGCTTCATGGCTGGTAAAAGTAGAAAAGATAAAACACTTTTTTGATATAAAAGAGGATGCCGGATTAATTACTGCGGTGTCGGAATGGAGAGAAACAATATCACTTCCGGATAAGGTGCTTATGCCTGATAACGATAATGAATTGTATGTAGATTGGTTAAATGCACTGAGTATTCGTTCCTTATTTTCAATCATAAAGAAAAGACTTCAGGTGCGGTTTGATGAGTTTTTATTTGATCCGGATAATTCTCCTTTATCTGGTTTAGACGGGAAATATAGAAATCAATGTGTTGTGGCATTCTATAAAAATTAA
- a CDS encoding quinone oxidoreductase family protein has translation MNTFAICSLTVKDILPESFTQYFLFKEKNILVGLLDIPKTNYKNKVYRDSVVVKIKAFSCNFRDRVFFLLFHQKCIDLSKDKKLYYSPFGSDFVAEVIECGKNVKKFAVGDRVIPNASYPYRLGSKKIGGIPTNYASQRIHVFDKNQLIKVPFSMSDEIASSFTITAQTAYSIIRKLHLKPKENILITAPSSNISLALIRILQNKNVNIYALASSLSHQEDLLKLGVSYVFLVSDLINKEKIFELTKGNLFNAIFDPFYNVYMEKVIPFVAMNGRYITCGLEPMRNPQTKISDMAMIMEHCMINNISLIGNCLGTTADLQTALNDFETKKFDILIDSVYNENDILMFLQKSFGIKERLGKVVYKYLD, from the coding sequence ATGAATACATTTGCAATATGTAGTCTTACGGTAAAAGATATTTTACCGGAGTCATTCACTCAATATTTTTTATTTAAAGAGAAAAATATTCTTGTAGGTTTATTGGATATTCCAAAAACTAATTATAAAAATAAAGTTTATAGAGACAGCGTAGTTGTAAAAATAAAAGCTTTTTCCTGCAATTTTAGAGATAGAGTTTTTTTTCTCTTATTTCACCAAAAATGCATCGATTTAAGTAAGGATAAAAAGCTATATTATTCTCCTTTTGGTTCGGATTTTGTTGCTGAAGTTATTGAATGTGGGAAAAATGTAAAGAAATTTGCTGTAGGAGACAGGGTTATTCCCAATGCAAGCTATCCTTACAGATTAGGTTCTAAAAAAATAGGAGGCATACCTACAAATTATGCATCCCAACGTATTCATGTTTTTGATAAAAATCAGCTTATAAAGGTTCCCTTTTCCATGTCTGATGAAATAGCCTCTTCTTTTACTATAACTGCACAGACAGCATATAGTATTATTCGTAAACTTCACCTAAAGCCCAAAGAAAATATTTTAATTACTGCACCTTCCTCCAATATATCTTTAGCTTTAATTAGGATACTCCAGAATAAAAATGTAAATATATATGCGTTAGCTTCCTCTCTCTCTCACCAGGAAGACCTTTTAAAATTAGGCGTTTCTTATGTTTTTTTGGTTTCAGATTTAATTAATAAAGAAAAGATTTTTGAACTTACAAAAGGGAATTTGTTTAATGCAATATTTGATCCTTTTTATAATGTTTATATGGAAAAGGTAATTCCTTTCGTTGCTATGAATGGTAGATATATAACCTGTGGCTTAGAACCTATGAGAAATCCTCAAACAAAAATCAGTGATATGGCTATGATTATGGAACATTGTATGATAAATAATATTTCACTGATTGGTAATTGCCTTGGCACTACAGCGGATCTTCAGACGGCTTTAAATGATTTTGAGACAAAAAAATTTGATATTTTAATAGACTCTGTTTATAATGAGAATGACATTCTTATGTTCTTACAAAAGTCGTTTGGAATAAAAGAACGATTAGGTAAGGTTGTATATAAATATCTTGACTAA
- a CDS encoding TraB/GumN family protein: MFIALKIKRMINIYITLFSLLLCSNPLLVNDKEGLLWEISGKDLSHPSFLLGTAHRFSIRIIDRIPHFENAFNLVDQIVVEVDTFDFEKSKALKIAYDKFLPKGVKYSQLLNKTDLQFLDSVVTKYWNIKADKVPIKPDALYEELKREIIAEEKVLDTFPINGISKETPFHFLAPLDPDPDKKSLLMDVELMNRAKISGYRIIGLETLEEQMKLKLYPDISLERSAKVLVEKLKNHTQLLRALYGVVEGYFEQDLKKIWLSFELSTRLSGLGDSYALNPIGNIKVRNEKWMPLILSAIQNRPSMIIVGAGHLPGEYGLINLLRQQGYNVKPYKL, translated from the coding sequence TTGTTTATTGCTTTAAAAATAAAAAGAATGATAAATATTTATATTACTTTATTCTCCCTGTTACTTTGTAGTAACCCTTTATTAGTAAATGATAAGGAAGGGTTATTATGGGAAATATCCGGTAAGGATTTGAGCCACCCTTCCTTCTTATTAGGAACAGCACATAGGTTTTCCATTCGGATTATTGATCGAATACCTCATTTTGAGAACGCATTCAATCTTGTTGATCAAATAGTTGTGGAAGTAGATACATTTGATTTTGAAAAAAGTAAAGCATTAAAAATTGCATACGACAAATTCTTACCCAAAGGGGTTAAATATTCTCAGTTACTTAATAAAACGGATCTTCAATTTTTAGACTCTGTGGTAACGAAATATTGGAATATAAAAGCCGACAAAGTACCTATTAAACCGGATGCTTTATATGAAGAATTGAAAAGAGAAATTATTGCAGAAGAAAAAGTATTGGACACATTTCCCATAAATGGTATTTCAAAAGAAACTCCCTTTCATTTTCTTGCACCCTTAGATCCTGATCCTGATAAGAAGAGTTTACTAATGGATGTGGAATTAATGAATAGAGCAAAAATAAGTGGATATAGAATTATCGGCTTGGAAACCTTAGAAGAACAAATGAAATTAAAATTGTATCCGGACATTTCTTTAGAGCGTAGTGCTAAAGTATTGGTGGAAAAATTAAAAAATCACACACAATTGCTTCGTGCTTTATATGGGGTTGTAGAAGGATATTTTGAGCAGGATTTAAAAAAGATATGGTTAAGTTTTGAACTCTCAACCCGTTTATCAGGTTTAGGAGATTCTTATGCTTTGAATCCTATAGGTAACATTAAAGTACGCAATGAGAAGTGGATGCCTCTTATCCTGTCGGCTATCCAGAATCGCCCTTCTATGATTATAGTCGGGGCAGGTCATTTGCCTGGAGAATATGGCTTAATAAATCTGTTACGTCAACAAGGATATAATGTTAAACCCTACAAATTATAA